The following is a genomic window from Micropterus dolomieu isolate WLL.071019.BEF.003 ecotype Adirondacks linkage group LG12, ASM2129224v1, whole genome shotgun sequence.
AATCTTGGCCATTAGTTTTAGGGATAGCTATTCATGACCAAACGTGCTGGTCAAGaacaaagttttgtgtttttttgactTTGAGGGAGTCACTAAGATCAGTGTGGGTTCaccctctggggaccatgaatatccTTGCTAAATGTCGAAATTATTGAAATGCAACTATGATATTAGTGCTATTATAAGTAGGCTGTTgccataacattttaatttgagaGTGATTGTAGATGGAGCCTACACtattaaaggtacaatgtgtaatatATGCTAACCAATTTGTGTGAACAGAGCACACCAAATTCATCAAAATGAAATACCTGAATGGTTAAACAGCATAATGACATGTTGTTTAATACAACTGAGCCATGGCTAAACGGTGAGTGGATTTTGCGGTAGGCCACACGTTTCAAGTTAACACTGTGCGCAGTGTCGGTGTTCTACCACTCACACTTTTGTCAGAAAACCCAGAGGCTTGCAGCCTGCCGTTGCCTGTTTTTCCAGGCCAGAGTCTTGTTTTCAGGCACAACAAACGCTGTATTGGACTTGTTTCCTTTGGCCCTTTACTCCCTCCCTGAGGCCTCCTCACCCTCCCATATTAAGCTACACTCTTTGGATACTGTTCCCTCTGAGGGGAAACAGCCATAGGATTTGGCTTTGAGTATAGTACCAGTCCAGAAACAAGTTTCATTCCCAATTCTCCTCAGCCTCTGGACTCTTGATTAAATAAGAACAGTTTTGAAATATTACCTTATCTGTCAAGCAAGATGTTAAGTTTCTGTGATCTTGGTCAAAGCCAAAGCTTTTAGATGCTTTTAGACACATGCCACATCATTTtcatgtaaaatgaaaaatgatgtGAAAAAATGCTCAGAAAACTTTGATGCTGGATTGATCACCATGTATGAAATTGGCTTagacaacaaaattaatattggTCCACGGAGGTCACTGGGAAAAAGGCAGGTGAAGAAGTAATGCCATAGGGATTTCTCAGATATCAGTAAATTCAGTGGGAGATTTAATGTTTCTTTGCCAGGATCTGGCCCCATGAATCACTCTTTTCGTTTTCTCTCGTATTCACTTTCAtgaatttacacatttataagACTGCAAGAGTGTCCTCTCATGGGATCAAGTAAAAATATCAAGCACTCTGACTGACCTCCTCCCGACTGCACTCCTTTATAGATTGGATAATGGGCTACATACATGTGTGCACAAAAGACAAAGTGTGGTGATTAATCAGGAACAGCAAAGGTTAAGAGTTGAAAAATCAGTGGCCCAGCACAAGCAAAAGTTAAGTTATGATGCTTTACTTAAAAACTAAACCATGTGTAGTTAACAACCAAATACAGGTAAAAGTCAAAACAGACAAAGTAACCTGGTGGTAATATCTGGTTCAAAGAAGATTTTACAGATAATTGACCATGATGTACAGTTTGATGGTAAACTTTGTTTTCACAGGTGGGAAACAGGGGAGTGGAGTTCATGCTCTGCTACCTGTGGGGTTGGTCTTATGACCCGCACTGTGGCATGCACTCACCGGCCCTCTAGGGACAGCAATCGTACTCGGGTTTTGAGGGATGAAGACTGCCAGAACCCAAAGCCCAGTCCTGTCCAAGCCTGCAACCGCTTTGACTGCCCTCCTATGTGGGACACAGGTGACTGGAGACAGGTAAAGGATCTCACCTAGGAAGTTCACCACCATAAATGCCTGGCTCAGCAATTGGACTGAAGCATTTAGGAAATATTGCTAATATAACactaatgtaatttttttgctGCAGTGCTCCCAGAGCTGTAGTGGGGGATATCAAAGTAGGCAGGTACTGTGCAAACAGCGGTTGGCAGATGGCAGCATCCTGGAGCTGCCTGATACCTTTTGCCCTTCCAAGAGCCCTGCAAACCAGCAGCCCTGTGCAAAGCAAGAGTGCCCACCTCAGTGGGTCACAATTGGCTGGTCCCAGGTAGGCTTTCCCCAAGGCACCAAACTATCTTTTTGAAGTGGTCAGAATCAAAATATAATGACACATCATTATATAGGGTCTGCTTATTATCATATCTTACAATATCATTTATTTGTCCAGTGTTCAGTGACCTGTGGAAAAGGCATTCAGAGACTACAGGCAGTCTGCAGAAAACAAGGGGAAGATGGGGGACATTCGATCGTGGAGCCTGAGAACTGCTCCCTGATGGCCCGGCCCACCAGAATCCGGCCATGCTCCCTCAGGCTCTGTGAGAGTAAGAGACCCTCTTTTAGGCTCTATTTTGTCAATTTGTGCTGCTAAGAGACTGGAAATGGATGAAAAGATTTGTTAGTAAGCAGGAAAATAACATTCTGTTGCTAAGTTTGTGTGTCAGTGGAAATTGCTTTAAAATTGCTAATGCACCATAGACAATAATGAAACAACCTGTTCTGTTAATTTCACCACAGACTCTGTCAAGCCCTATCCCACCATACTGGCCCAGAGGAAGGTGTATATTCAGTGGAGGAAGGGCAAAAAGTTACACTTGGTAGTAGGCGGCTATGCATACCTGTTCCCCTGGACAACTGTGGNNNNNNNNNNNNNNNNNNNNNNNNNNNNNNNNNNNNNNNNNNNNNNNNNNNNNNNNNNNNNNNNNNNNNNNNNNNNNNNNNNNNNNNNNNNNNNNNNNNNCAGCATCCTGGAGCTGCCTGATACCTTTTGCCCTTCCAAGAGCCCTGCAAACCAGCAGCCCTGTGCAAAGCAAGAGTGCCCACCTCAGTGGGTCACAACTGGCTGGTCCCAGGTAGGCTTTCCCCAAGGCACCAAACTATCTTTTTGAAGTGGTCAGAATCAAAATATAATGACACATCATTATATAGGGTCTGCTTATTATCATATCTTACAATATCATTTATTTGTCCAGTGTTCAGTGACCTGTGGAAAAGGCATTCAGAGACTACAGGCAGTCTGCAGAAAACAAGGGGAAGATGGGGGACATTCGATCGTGGAGCCTGAGAACTGCTCCCTGATGGCCCGGCCCACCAGAATCCGGCCATGCTCCCTCAGGCTCTGTGAGAGTAAGAGACCCTCTTTTAGGCTCTATTTTGTCAATTTGTGCTGCTAAGAGACTGGAAATGGATGAAAAGATTTGTTAGTAAGCAGGAAAATAACATTCTGTTGCTAAGTTTGTGTGTCAGTGGAAATTGCTTTAAAATTGCTAATGCACCATAGACAATAATGAAACAACCTGTTCTGTTAATTTCACCACAGACTCTGTCAAGCCCTATCCCACCATACTGGCCCAGAGGAAGGTGTATATTCAGTGGAGGAAGGGCAAAAAGTTACACTTGGTAGTAGGCGGCTATGCATACCTGTTCCCCTGGACAACTGTGGTCCTTCGCTGCCCAACCCGCCACTTCCGCAAGAGCCACATCCGATGGTTGAAAGAAGGAAAGCCCTTGTTCAGCCTTTCACACCTCTCCATAACATCACTAGGGTACTTGAAGATTCAGCAGGTTCGTGCATCTGATGCTGGGATATACACATGCGTCGCAGGTCAGGCCAAAGAACATTTTGTCCTACAGATCATAGGCAGCAAGCAGAAGCTCTCCGTTCCAGAGCCATGGCTCCTCACAGGTGGACAACAAAAGGTTGGGCTGCCAGGTGTGGCCTCAACAGGAGAAAGACCTCAGGAGCTACCCATTCCCCTCAACCAGTATGACAACATTGTTGAACATTTGCTTGAACTCAAAAGCTCTCTCCAAGATGAAGAAGACATTGCTGATAAAACACACTCTAGTGAAAAGAACAGGTCTACCCTGAGGGTTGAGAAAACAAACTCAGAACTTTCAAGCCTGCTTGTACTCACCACTGATACCCACAGGCTTGATGAGATCACGCACAATCTCTCTGAAGGCCTCGGAGGACCACGGGGGGAACAACTCATTGCACAGTTGCTCAGTGAGCTCACTATGACACAAGGTGAAACCAATGAGTCTACGCTTCATCCCCCAGAAAGTGCAGAATCCTCCACGCAAGGGCCCCTCCTTTATAAACCTAACATCCAAGCCCATGCATCCAGGCCAAGAAACCCGGTAATAATCCAACGGCCCAGGAAGGTCGGAGTGGTGCCGTCACCTGAAATGATAGTTCATGTGGGACTGCCGGTTTTGCTGCAAAAACCCATTGCTAGTTTGGAGTTGAGGTGTGAGGCACTGGGGAGCCCTGAACCATCCCTAACATGGACAAAGAATGGAGAAGTGTTGCAGTACAACAGCAGGTAAGAACCAGAACCCTTAAATGTGACCCTTTTTTGTGCATAAAGCAGTAACAAGTTGTGTtagtataaaatattttgttgtatgAAAGTAGCCATCTGTTCTGTGAAAGAATTGTCACAGATTTAGTGGTTATGTTGTCTTGGTTTTGGCAGAGTAGGACTGTTGCCCACTGGCTCATTGAGGATCCAGTCTCCAAGCAAGGTGGACGAGGGTCTGTACACCTGCACTGCCAGGAACAGTCTCGGATCTACATCTCTTACTTCTTTGCTGCACATGACAGGTAAGATCCACAAAGACAGGATCTTGCTACAAGCAtgtttaaataatgtaattCTTGCTAGGTAATGATTATTTTAACCTCTTCAGTGGTTCTGTTAAATCATTCTGTGTGAAGAATGATTGTCCTAAAATTCAGAGCTTTATTTTAAGTTGTAATGAGGCTCccaaggttaaaaaaaaatatgataaaaaaatgaaacacaagaCATCTACAACTTTAGGGTTCAAAAGTAAAAACACGGCAGCTTTGATCTAAATATTGTTCTGACACGAAGTTTAGAAAAACACTTAGTCGCTTGCAGAGCGCTGGACAAGAAGATGGATACCACTTATGCTTGTAGATTATGAAGCTAGTGCCAGGTAACCGTTAGCTTATCATAGCATAATATCTAGAAAAACAGGGAAAACCTAGCCTGGCTGTgttggttaaaataaaaagtggcgtaccagcacctctaaagtgtTCTTTAAGTGTGATGTAGCTGGTTACATTGCTGAAAGCTGTTTATTCACATACAAACAATCAATAGAGTCAGTATTAACCTAAGTTCAGTTAGTCTAATATACTTTCATGTAGTTGGGATTAAAGTGCTATGTGTTGTTCTTTTGTGGTTCAGGCTTAGAGATTCTGGGAAAGCATTCTTTTCaactgagaaacacacacacaggcataacCACAGACATAGACATACAGTAAGCTTTTGCATACCCTAGTGGCTCATTTAGCTGAGTCAGTGATGGGGAATGTCCGGAGTGTTTCACAGCTCGGGTCATCTCAGAGCGGCACTGTCCTTCGTCTCCTCAGGGCATGATCAGCTTCAGCCTTGCTGTTTTCTCATCAAAGCACCGCCACCGCCGGTTTCCTGATGCTCCGGCACTTTTCCTTCTCATACGACAACAATTAGAGATTCCAGGCAATGTTTCAAAGAGTGGGAGCACCCCCCATTCGCCTTATCTAAACAGAGAGGATAAAGGGGCTTAAAAGTACTGAAAAATGTCCAGTCTGTATTTTCTCTTATATTTTTTAGTCAAAATCGCTTGAAGGTCTTGTCAAAGGGATGCACATGATTTGTAAGAATGCAATCCCAAGTATTGTTAATGACTTTAGAGGCAAATtgaatttgaaaatatattttttttcccaggTTCTTGGAAAGTGCATTACTGAACAAGAACTGGCCATGACCCTCTTGGTAATGTCAAAGACAAAATTTAAAGCTGCTGAAGTAACAAGTAACATGCAGTAATTGTAACAAAAGATTGACTAAAGAACATATTGAGACATATTCCAATTTTTGCCCTTGGGACCATTCTTATGTAACGTAGCTTTAACTAAGTATTCTGATGTTGTTTAATCTTAAGTGAGAAAACCAAGAATGAGGCCTACATTACCAACTACACATCAGGACTATTAGTCTGTCAGGCAATTCAAAAGCATTTTCAGCTACAGCTAATTATTTCTGGTGTATACATGTTGTTGAGTTGAGGTATGTGACATAACCGTTGACACTGAAACAGTAAGGTCACTGCATTAAGACTTGAAAACTATAATcaacaatatacagtacagaTTAAAAAGACAATTCTTTCTCTTTTGATTTCTGCAACATCCAAGACcacaaagatttttattttattttcaggtgGTAAAGGAAGAAACTGTGTCCAAGGTAACAGCATGGGAGCAAGTGGCCCTGTTTGCTCTGAGAGGATTAATGGCAGCCAGTCAGCTGAGCTGTGCCATGGACAAGCCTGCCCCCTGAGGTACCTTGCAACTACTACATCCAGTACTTTGAATATTAGATTTCATAATATTTCTCCATGAGAGTCACTTATTTTCCAGCTATCCTAAGGTGCTGGGTCATAtcagtgtatttatatttataaaatattcaaatgatCCAAGGTCTGCTCACTATTGACAGGCTTAAGTGATTAATACCTTTGAGAACTTTAGTTATTGTCTATTTTCCCTCGGTTGGATTAGGTGGCGAGTGGATCCTTGGTCACCATGCTCAAGCAGTTGTGGAGGTGGGTCCCAGACCAGGAGTGTCCGCTGCATGAAGGGTCCTGAGGGCAGATCAAGAGAGGTGGAGAGCCACCACTGCCTTGGCATGGGGAGGAGACCCTCTGACACCAGGCTATGTAACCTACATCCCTGTGCCAGGTGGACCACTACCCACTGGGGGCTGGTGAGACGACTTACATTGACCTCAAACACATCTCAACAAGTGTACATGGACTGTGTCAAGGCTTTTTGACCTTATCCACTGTGTGCCAATTCTTTGATTGTTAATTTGAGGTAGTCTCTCAACTGCTGAATAACTGCCACATTtgagcatttgtttgttttatttgattgcCAGCTTATTTAAGGGGAAATAATCTTTCCTTATCTATTATGAGTCATATATTTGTTAGGGTGTTAACCCTGTCACATCTTTGCTAGTCTGAATATTCCATTGTCTAACACTAATGTATAATGTTTgcaaaaaagtatatatatatatataaaacaacaaactaaatgCTTTTATCATGAGGCctactttacatttaaaacttgAGAGCAGGTAGGCCTGTTAGTTATTAGCAGGGAAGTATTGTCAAACTAAAAGCTGTAATTGTGATGGAATTTCCTTTTTCAGTGTCATGGTCAATGTGTGGGTCCAAGTTTGGCCACACAGCACCGCCACGTTTACTGCCAAGACACAAACGCCACCAAAGTCCCCTCCAGGATGTGCAGTGGACTCCAGAGGTAAATATGGATATCATAAAATCAATATACTGGATAATATGTTGAGGTACAATTAAAAAGTACAGTGATACCTTCAGTGTtacgtgtgtttgtatttgtaggCCCAGCTCCCTGAAGAATTGCTCGACAGAGGCCTGTGCCCTTCATTGGCGCGTTGGGCCGTGGACGCAGTGCACTGCCACCTGTGGACGGCATGGTTTCCAGTCACGCCAGGTGACCTGCGCACACCGTCGAACTGGAAAGGCCACACGTGAGCATCACTGCATGTGGAGGCCTCGCCCTCCCAGCTGGCAGCGATGCAATATTTTGTCCTGTGGCAGAGGTGAGAAAAGTAGCGCTGATGGCAAAATGGAGACCAGTGGTTTCTTAATTGTAAGTTGTTCAGTGACACAGTGCATGATGGCATAACATCTTGATTTTGAATTTATCCTGGATTTATCTGATGTATAGCATATTGAATATAGTACAATTGTATATGATGAAAGCATGTTTTAGaggtgaaaacactgaaaataaccTCAATACAACACTGCTCATTGCTGTTTGTCCCAGCCTCTGTCATGAACACATAAATGGCATGTTCTGAAATATACATAACATATACATTTAAAGTATAAATTGCCAGAATCATCTGTGAAAAAAACTATGTTGTGACATGTTAGATTCCCTTATTCCCAGACTATTTTTAAGAGGCGCTGCTGTCATTCCTATTTTTGGTTTCATGTGCTGAGGTTTGGAAGCATTGTTTCCTAATATTTCTACTGCAACCCCAGTACAGAACAACTTTGGGGAATTTCACCTGTGGTACTCAAAATACTGAAACAAACCTTTAAGAAACCAATGCGTCATCAGGTATTCCCAGAAAAAAGCCCCAGTTACTTTGAATTACTCACAGCCCCTATAGAAACTTTTTACATTGGAAATATTATTTCTGGGAGAACATTTTGAAGTCTTGTTTTCCAAATTACATTTGCCAATTCTTTGAAAAGTACACATGAAATTCCACTAACCTCCATTGAGTGTTGGAAGTTTCAGACGTCAGAGTCTCGACTCTGCTTCACATGGCTAGATACTACAAGGGTTTCTCTAagattattttctattttggtGAACAGAAGATTGAAAAGAAACCATAGTGTCTTTTATTGTACTAGTTGGCTTGAGTACCTGCTGAAGGCAGAGGTGACTAGGTGTAAAGTATGTACGTGTACTGAAGTGTAACCTCTGTCTATTCCAGCAGGAGAGTGTCAAGACAGCACAAGGTACTGTGAGAAGGTCCGACAGCTGGAGCTTTGTCCGCTGCCCCAGTTTAAGAGCCGCTGCTGTCATTCCTGCCGAAACACCTGAGGCAGGGACGTAAGACAGGGACCATGGATGACCTGGTTAAGTCAGGGAAGACATTCACACAGCCAACAGAGACTTGAAACCTCTACGCCCTGTCCTAACTCCCACAACTGTCTTCAATGAACAGTCTTGGATGGGGATACCTGAGTGTGGTGGAATGTCTGGATGGGGATACCTAGAGCGGCTGTGATCTACTTTCCTCAAAGATATCATGTGTGGGTTTCAATGTGAACGTTTTGAGAGGAGTGACATGTCTGACAGCTTTCCTAAATTATTCAAATGTAACTAAGATACATTTCCACTGTGAGTAATAGAAACTTGTGGTGCATGAATTCATCATGGGGAACTCATTATAGCGGTGACTAAGCAACCTGTCTGCATTAATGGTATCTGGTGTAGTTTCAGTGGTTTCCTAAAACAGATGGAACAAAAGTGCTACAACATTGTAGCGCCATCACTTCATGTCCAAATAAGGGTGCATATTATCATGGAATTTAGCATACAatacacaaatatgtaattaatATACTGTTTTTAATTGATTGAATTCATACCCAGGGATTCTGGGTAGACCCCTGAGCTTTTGATAACCactggtgtgtgtttgccttTATTTCAGTGGTCTCCAAATCAGTGTTTTCCGTCAAATATTGATACTAAATGAGCTTAGGTATGAGGTATAGGTAAACTCAACAGAAATACAGCATAATACTGCCTACAAATGGGAAGTAGCTACCGTGACTAAAAGCCTATGATCAATGGTATACATTTGGTATCAGCTGCCTCGGAAAGAGATCATGATCTGTGCTATCATTTTAGGTTTTTAAGCACGTGTTTACCGTAATGATTGGTCAAGTCGTTCATTAAAGAGGAAAGGAATTAAGGATTGCATGTGTTTGAAGTGCATTTTGGCAGAATAAAAAGTAGGACATGATAAAGATTTATCTTGCATGGGTTGCACTACGGAGGTGTATGACTGAAGCAAGTCAGtttttggagagaaaaaaaagacttaatTTGCACTCAACTCATCCAAGTCTTTGTTAAGAACATGACTTgtagagttaaaaaaaaaaaaatatattttagtttgtaatgttacagtgtttatatattttgttttgtgattttggTATTTCTTGGAAAGATATTTGTTCCTTTAACCACTTTGTGATGTTACAGCGCGTTTAAACATGAGGGGGGGCAGAATAGTTCCTAGCTGAGCTAATAAAGCTCAATTTATCCTGTCCACCAAATGATATTTTTGCTTTAGTGTGACATTATAGGGGAAAAAAGCAGTGTGTTACATTTGACCGCTCTTATGTAACGCTTCTTCCTTTCAGATTTCTCTGTTAGCTGAActtaaaatatgtaaacaagACCTCTgtgttatatttgatttgatttattttgagaGGATAACATAATTAACACATTACTTATGCTCTTAAGTTATGTAGATATTTGTTTTGTCCTTCTaactatttattttcatgtgtgtTCTTGTGCATAGTTTTGTAAATAATTACAGGGGTGGGTTTTAAGTATTCTTTTCCCTACAGTTTCTCTGGTATTTGATGTGCATGCAATGGGGACCCTCTGCTGGTGACTTGACGTGTAGCTCTGTGCTCATGGCTGGTTAATcattaaataaaaccaaatacaTTCCTTTTATATCTGTTTGttatctgtctgtttgttgtgattttctctctctcttttttttttttataaaaatgcatTATCTAGTCAAAGTGCTCAAATGTGTTAGATTATTAAAGTGGGTGTATAACACAACCTCTGGAATTTTGATACACTAATCTGCTCATTTAAAGTTTAACACTTTGGCAGAACATATAAAAGGTGCATATTAGTTTAATGGGAGTTCTGTAATGAACCAGAAAAACAAGACCGTCAATGCTGTTCTCGCTAGGTTTTTTTCAAAGGGAAAAGCACTTCCTCTTTCCAAATTTACAAGCTGTAGTTCACATTCTACGTATCGGTTCTTGAAGAGAGACATGCATTCACTGGATCCCTCTAAATTATGAGAGGAAATCGCTCTGCAACACAAATCTAGACGCTACGATTCAAACTGGCACCATCAGCAGATCCCAACTGGACTTTTCTGATTTGTGCTGCAGATTATTTCCAATTAGTTATGGTGGAAACAGATGGTTGTAGTTCTTGTTTGACAGCAATCAGGGTTCTGCGAGTTTCCCTCGTGGATGAACTAGAAGGACAGATTGACTCTCTGCTGGAAATCTTAGTAATTCGGGAGGTGTTCACTCGTGATGACCGTGAGGAGGTGTTGTGTCAGTTGGGGCCCCGGGCAAGAGTTAGAAAGGTGTTGGATATCCTGGAGTGTAAAGGCGAGGAAGCTGCTAAGATTTTTCTCTCAATTAGCAGTCAACAAGAAGCACAGACACACTCCAAAGAAGGCATCACACACCAGCCTCAGTCCGAAGGTATGCAATTCACACCAAAGAGCTCTCACTGGTACATGTAAGATAATTTGAATCACATTAATGCaacgagagagaaagaagaataaCATTCCATTGTTCATAAACCAGTGGTGGATGGTAATTAAGTACATGTACTCAAGTACTGttcttaagtacaaatttgaggtacctgtacttgagtattttcttttcataccACTTTTTACTTTATATCCCCCAAGAGCTAAGCTAAGAGGGAGGTATCGTACtctttactgcactacatttatagttactagttacttagtTACTTAGATTTTTACACACGAAACATTTGAAGActtaataaatatgttttgttataaataaaaCCCAACATTTTATACAAGCTGACACAATTTTTAGATTGACATTGAAATTAACTGGCAACAACTTTGATCATTTAAGACATttgtcatgtaaaaacatttcatttttgcaGATTTGCAGCTGTTccttttaatagttttaattgattttaaataattttgagcTTTGTACTGTTAGTTTTAGAAAGCAAGCATTGttaaggtgtcactttgggctcagAGGAATTGtgacatttctcactatttttaGGATTTCAGGTAATCGATTTATGGAAAAAAagaatcagcagattaatccataatgaaaataatcataaaaatgAGCTCCCCTTCAACAATTATAACAGTAAAAtgcttattttacattaatgcatgagtacTAACAATAACCTAATATATAATTGTGTAAcaagacatttttctttctgcagtgaGTACGTCTACTACTTTAGGtatattttcctgattatacttacatctTACTTTAGTGACACTTtcagtgcaggacttttacttgtaacaatacttaagtatttttacagtgttaaATTATTAATACTATAAATCTTATCTTCTTTTGCAGAGTATAACAAAGTCAAACAAAAGCACAGAGACGTCGTCAGGCGTCGGAGTGAGAGCATGCTCTTCTACAACACTCGACACGGAGAGAAAATCCTTTTTTCCGAACATTATGTCAATCTCTTGTTGGTCGACGGACACCAGGGCTTGGAGGTAAAAAGACATGAGGTGCTGACGTTTGGACAGAAGCGACTGTTTTTGCAGCAGAATTCAGCGGTGCATAGGAAAATCGCACCAGCCAAACTCTTTTCAAGCACAAACGGAAACCGTCCAGTCAAGAAGGTTCTGGTGACGGGGGTGGCTGGCATCGGAAAAACCATCCTGGTGCAGAAGATGCTGTTCGATTTTGGGGCAAACAAGAGCCATCTTGCATTTGACTTCATCATCCACATGACCTTCAGAGACCTGAATCTGATAGACAAACCTACAAACTTCCGGGAGTTGGTCTTGCGTAAAAACAGGCACCTGGCTAAGGAACTGGATAACATGTTAGCAAATGACAACAAACTGTTGATCATCTTGGACGGCTTTGATGAGTTCAGACAGTATAGGAGCTGCGATGTAGACGTATTTGTGACTGAGCCAGATGAAGATGCGGAGGTGGTGGAGGTCGTTGGGAGTCTGATACAGGGTGAACTGCTGCCCAGAGCTTCTGTCATGCTCACAAGTCGACCTGCAGCTATTAACCACATACCTGTGGGCTGCATCGACCGCTTTGTGCTCATATCTGGCTTCTCCCTGGTTGAAGTTCAAGACTTCTTCTTACGTTACTTCCAAGACAGTGCCCTTGCTGACCGCATGTTTGCCGTGGTCTCAGCGAATGATTTAATGCTGACACTGTGCTACATACCTGCATTTTGCTACATTGTGTGCTGCATCCTCAAAGAAAGCAAAGACCTCTGTGGAGAGAGCCCCAAAACCATGACGGACATTTATGTGCAGTATCTGGTGGCCTTGCTTCGCTCTCACACTCAACCAAGAGCCGAAACATTTCTCCAAGAGAAAAGATTGGAGGCTGTCCAGCAGCTGTCTGGTATGGTGCTGAAGCTGGGTCGACTCGCCTTTCAAAAGCTAATGGAGCATCAAACACTATTCTACAGCAGCGACCGAGATGTAGCAGCATTGGAGGGATGCAGCCTTGTTAGCACCTTCCTTGACAAGACGGTGACACAAGAGCCCGGCTGCACTGAAGAGGTTTACTCCTTTGCACACCTTACTGTTCAAGAGTTCTTTGCTGCAGTTTATTGTGCAGTGTCAGAACACCCTTTACCTGATGCACTTCAGCACACTTCAAGTCCTGGGGAGGGGTCCA
Proteins encoded in this region:
- the LOC123980818 gene encoding ADAMTS-like protein 1, which gives rise to MTRTVACTHRPSRDSNRTRVLRDEDCQNPKPSPVQACNRFDCPPMWDTGDWRQCSQSCSGGYQSRQVLCKQRLADGSILELPDTFCPSKSPANQQPCAKQECPPQWVTIGWSQCSVTCGKGIQRLQAVCRKQGEDGGHSIVEPENCSLMARPTRIRPCSLRLCENSVKPYPTILAQRKVYIQWRKGKKLHLVVGGYAYLFPWTTILELPDTFCPSKSPANQQPCAKQECPPQWVTTGWSQCSVTCGKGIQRLQAVCRKQGEDGGHSIVEPENCSLMARPTRIRPCSLRLCENSVKPYPTILAQRKVYIQWRKGKKLHLVVGGYAYLFPWTTVVLRCPTRHFRKSHIRWLKEGKPLFSLSHLSITSLGYLKIQQVRASDAGIYTCVAGQAKEHFVLQIIGSKQKLSVPEPWLLTGGQQKVGLPGVASTGERPQELPIPLNQYDNIVEHLLELKSSLQDEEDIADKTHSSEKNRSTLRVEKTNSELSSLLVLTTDTHRLDEITHNLSEGLGGPRGEQLIAQLLSELTMTQGETNESTLHPPESAESSTQGPLLYKPNIQAHASRPRNPVIIQRPRKVGVVPSPEMIVHVGLPVLLQKPIASLELRCEALGSPEPSLTWTKNGEVLQYNSRVGLLPTGSLRIQSPSKVDEGLYTCTARNSLGSTSLTSLLHMTGGKGRNCVQGNSMGASGPVCSERINGSQSAELCHGQACPLRWRVDPWSPCSSSCGGGSQTRSVRCMKGPEGRSREVESHHCLGMGRRPSDTRLCNLHPCARWTTTHWGLCHGQCVGPSLATQHRHVYCQDTNATKVPSRMCSGLQRPSSLKNCSTEACALHWRVGPWTQCTATCGRHGFQSRQVTCAHRRTGKATREHHCMWRPRPPSWQRCNILSCGRGECQDSTRYCEKVRQLELCPLPQFKSRCCHSCRNT
- the LOC123980819 gene encoding NLR family CARD domain-containing protein 3-like is translated as MVETDGCSSCLTAIRVLRVSLVDELEGQIDSLLEILVIREVFTRDDREEVLCQLGPRARVRKVLDILECKGEEAAKIFLSISSQQEAQTHSKEGITHQPQSEEYNKVKQKHRDVVRRRSESMLFYNTRHGEKILFSEHYVNLLLVDGHQGLEVKRHEVLTFGQKRLFLQQNSAVHRKIAPAKLFSSTNGNRPVKKVLVTGVAGIGKTILVQKMLFDFGANKSHLAFDFIIHMTFRDLNLIDKPTNFRELVLRKNRHLAKELDNMLANDNKLLIILDGFDEFRQYRSCDVDVFVTEPDEDAEVVEVVGSLIQGELLPRASVMLTSRPAAINHIPVGCIDRFVLISGFSLVEVQDFFLRYFQDSALADRMFAVVSANDLMLTLCYIPAFCYIVCCILKESKDLCGESPKTMTDIYVQYLVALLRSHTQPRAETFLQEKRLEAVQQLSGMVLKLGRLAFQKLMEHQTLFYSSDRDVAALEGCSLVSTFLDKTVTQEPGCTEEVYSFAHLTVQEFFAAVYCAVSEHPLPDALQHTSSPGEGSNYGHLDLFNRFLSGILSERNGNLLLRQVGLCCHREKVHTYRQKIIRELTMLCENGANILNHLHCLFEQQDPSLALNVQPVTLRVNVSDETLTQMDYNAITYFLNLTKGKISELDLTGTGASCEALRDIQPLLLRSEKLWLGENILDMNTVQVIADVLRLSDSITHLGLGWSNIGDDELLVLSAATRVKRKLKELWIEGNRVTYRGLLSLGDMTPNPLKRVVAIWNDLADTDTGCLDNQESITVNFSDDDTWEQWGEWVFKRCEVSSNEKLVMVLHKVCNISVHCLETQWAKTFYKQLSQLITCRIECCTEDDMCKKLKKFESILNF